The following are from one region of the Mustela lutreola isolate mMusLut2 chromosome 9, mMusLut2.pri, whole genome shotgun sequence genome:
- the LOC131807934 gene encoding signal-regulatory protein beta-1-like isoform X3, whose translation MWAPASGPCPPPHLLLALLWGLTGVAGEAGLQVIQPDKSVSVAAGQTATLRCTVTFLLPIGPTQWFRGTGPGRKLIFSFKGGHFPRVAKVSDSTRRNNTDFSIRISNITPADTGTYYCVKFQKGIPDDVEFKSGPGTQVTVSAKPSPPMVSGPTARASPEQTVNFACKSHGFFPRNITLRWFRNGNELAASQTSVDPEGDRTSYSISSTTRLVLAPGDVHSQVICEVTHVTLQGGPPLRGTANLSEVLRVPPTVEVSQQPVSGDQVKVTCQVKKFYPQRLQLTWLENGNVSRTEMASRASNLVENKDGTFNWTSWLLVNSSAHREGIVFTCLVQHDGQPAVTRNHTLVASAHQKDQETHKTQDSRPSTPILIAVTLGPKLLLLLLITISAIYVYKKRVPN comes from the exons GTGTGGCCGGTGAGGCGGGGCTGCAGGTGATCCAGCCTGACAAGTCCGTGTCTGTCGCAGCCGGACAGACAGCCACTCTGCGCTGCACCGTGACCTTCCTGCTCCCCATAGGGCCGACTCAGTGGTTCAGGGGGACAGGGCCAGGCCGGAAGTTAATCTTCAGTTTCAAAGGAGGCCACTTTCCCCGAGTAGCAAAAGTTTCTGACTCCACAAGGAGAAACAACACGGACTTTTCCATCCGCATCAGTAACATCACCCCAGCAGACACCGGAACCTACTACTGTGTGAAGTTCCAGAAAGGAATCCCTGATGATGTGGAGTTTAAGTCTGGACCAGGCACCCAGGTCACTGTGAGTG CCAAACCATCTCCCCCAATGGTGTCGGGCCCCACGGCCAGGGCCTCTCCGGAGCAGACAGTGAACTTTGCCTGTAAGTCCCATGGCTTCTTTCCCAGAAACATCACCCTGAGATGGTTCAGAAACGGGAATGAGCTGGCAGCCTCCCAGACCAGCGTGGACCCAGAGGGAGACAGAACGTCCTACAGCATCTCCAGCACAACCAGACTGGTGCTGGCCCCGGGGGATGTTCACTCCCAGGTCATCTGCGAGGTGACCCACGTGACCCTGCAGGGGGGCCCTCCTCTTCGTGGGACTGCCAACCTGTCTGAGGTCCTCCGAG TTCCACCCACCGTGGAGGTTTCCCAGCAGCCCGTGTCAGGGGACCAGGTGAAGGTCACTTGCCAAGTGAAGAAGTTCTACCCCCAGCGCCTCCAGCTGACCTGGTTAGAGAATGGCAACGTGTCCCGAACAGAAATGGCCTCAAGGGCCTCAAACCTCGTAGAGAACAAGGATGGGACCTTTAACTGGACAAGCTGGCTCCTGGTGAACTCATCTGCCCACAGGGAAGGCATTGTGTTCACCTGCCTGGTGCAGCATGACGGGCAGCCCGCGGTCACCAGAAACCATACCCTTGTGGCCTCAGCCCACCAGAAGGACCAGGAAACCCATAAAACCCAGG ATTCAAGGCCATCTACTCCAATCCTGATAGCTGTCACCCTGGGCCcgaagctgctgctgctgctgctcatcACTATCTCTGCCATCTATGTCTACAAGAAGCGAGTGCCCAATT GA
- the LOC131807934 gene encoding signal-regulatory protein beta-1-like isoform X6, with the protein MWAPASGPCPPPHLLLALLWGLTGVAGEAGLQVIQPDKSVSVAAGQTATLRCTVTFLLPIGPTQWFRGTGPGRKLIFSFKGGHFPRVAKVSDSTRRNNTDFSIRISNITPADTGTYYCVKFQKGIPDDVEFKSGPGTQVTVSAKPSPPMVSGPTARASPEQTVNFACKSHGFFPRNITLRWFRNGNELAASQTSVDPEGDRTSYSISSTTRLVLAPGDVHSQVICEVTHVTLQGGPPLRGTANLSEVLRDSRPSTPILIAVTLGPKLLLLLLITISAIYVYKKRVPNSHNLIKLQREHLTNTVQPHDHEFTNTHKPRPQCAL; encoded by the exons GTGTGGCCGGTGAGGCGGGGCTGCAGGTGATCCAGCCTGACAAGTCCGTGTCTGTCGCAGCCGGACAGACAGCCACTCTGCGCTGCACCGTGACCTTCCTGCTCCCCATAGGGCCGACTCAGTGGTTCAGGGGGACAGGGCCAGGCCGGAAGTTAATCTTCAGTTTCAAAGGAGGCCACTTTCCCCGAGTAGCAAAAGTTTCTGACTCCACAAGGAGAAACAACACGGACTTTTCCATCCGCATCAGTAACATCACCCCAGCAGACACCGGAACCTACTACTGTGTGAAGTTCCAGAAAGGAATCCCTGATGATGTGGAGTTTAAGTCTGGACCAGGCACCCAGGTCACTGTGAGTG CCAAACCATCTCCCCCAATGGTGTCGGGCCCCACGGCCAGGGCCTCTCCGGAGCAGACAGTGAACTTTGCCTGTAAGTCCCATGGCTTCTTTCCCAGAAACATCACCCTGAGATGGTTCAGAAACGGGAATGAGCTGGCAGCCTCCCAGACCAGCGTGGACCCAGAGGGAGACAGAACGTCCTACAGCATCTCCAGCACAACCAGACTGGTGCTGGCCCCGGGGGATGTTCACTCCCAGGTCATCTGCGAGGTGACCCACGTGACCCTGCAGGGGGGCCCTCCTCTTCGTGGGACTGCCAACCTGTCTGAGGTCCTCCGAG ATTCAAGGCCATCTACTCCAATCCTGATAGCTGTCACCCTGGGCCcgaagctgctgctgctgctgctcatcACTATCTCTGCCATCTATGTCTACAAGAAGCGAGTGCCCAATT CTCATAACCTAATTAAACTACAGAGGGAACATCTGACAAATACAGTCCAGCCACATGATCATGAGTTCACCAATACTCATAAACCACGGCCACAGTGTGCTCTCTga
- the LOC131807934 gene encoding signal-regulatory protein beta-1-like isoform X1 produces the protein MWAPASGPCPPPHLLLALLWGLTGVAGEAGLQVIQPDKSVSVAAGQTATLRCTVTFLLPIGPTQWFRGTGPGRKLIFSFKGGHFPRVAKVSDSTRRNNTDFSIRISNITPADTGTYYCVKFQKGIPDDVEFKSGPGTQVTVSAKPSPPMVSGPTARASPEQTVNFACKSHGFFPRNITLRWFRNGNELAASQTSVDPEGDRTSYSISSTTRLVLAPGDVHSQVICEVTHVTLQGGPPLRGTANLSEVLRVPPTVEVSQQPVSGDQVKVTCQVKKFYPQRLQLTWLENGNVSRTEMASRASNLVENKDGTFNWTSWLLVNSSAHREGIVFTCLVQHDGQPAVTRNHTLVASAHQKDQETHKTQDSRPSTPILIAVTLGPKLLLLLLITISAIYVYKKRVPNSHNLIKLQREHLTNTVQPHDHEFTNTHKPRPQCAL, from the exons GTGTGGCCGGTGAGGCGGGGCTGCAGGTGATCCAGCCTGACAAGTCCGTGTCTGTCGCAGCCGGACAGACAGCCACTCTGCGCTGCACCGTGACCTTCCTGCTCCCCATAGGGCCGACTCAGTGGTTCAGGGGGACAGGGCCAGGCCGGAAGTTAATCTTCAGTTTCAAAGGAGGCCACTTTCCCCGAGTAGCAAAAGTTTCTGACTCCACAAGGAGAAACAACACGGACTTTTCCATCCGCATCAGTAACATCACCCCAGCAGACACCGGAACCTACTACTGTGTGAAGTTCCAGAAAGGAATCCCTGATGATGTGGAGTTTAAGTCTGGACCAGGCACCCAGGTCACTGTGAGTG CCAAACCATCTCCCCCAATGGTGTCGGGCCCCACGGCCAGGGCCTCTCCGGAGCAGACAGTGAACTTTGCCTGTAAGTCCCATGGCTTCTTTCCCAGAAACATCACCCTGAGATGGTTCAGAAACGGGAATGAGCTGGCAGCCTCCCAGACCAGCGTGGACCCAGAGGGAGACAGAACGTCCTACAGCATCTCCAGCACAACCAGACTGGTGCTGGCCCCGGGGGATGTTCACTCCCAGGTCATCTGCGAGGTGACCCACGTGACCCTGCAGGGGGGCCCTCCTCTTCGTGGGACTGCCAACCTGTCTGAGGTCCTCCGAG TTCCACCCACCGTGGAGGTTTCCCAGCAGCCCGTGTCAGGGGACCAGGTGAAGGTCACTTGCCAAGTGAAGAAGTTCTACCCCCAGCGCCTCCAGCTGACCTGGTTAGAGAATGGCAACGTGTCCCGAACAGAAATGGCCTCAAGGGCCTCAAACCTCGTAGAGAACAAGGATGGGACCTTTAACTGGACAAGCTGGCTCCTGGTGAACTCATCTGCCCACAGGGAAGGCATTGTGTTCACCTGCCTGGTGCAGCATGACGGGCAGCCCGCGGTCACCAGAAACCATACCCTTGTGGCCTCAGCCCACCAGAAGGACCAGGAAACCCATAAAACCCAGG ATTCAAGGCCATCTACTCCAATCCTGATAGCTGTCACCCTGGGCCcgaagctgctgctgctgctgctcatcACTATCTCTGCCATCTATGTCTACAAGAAGCGAGTGCCCAATT CTCATAACCTAATTAAACTACAGAGGGAACATCTGACAAATACAGTCCAGCCACATGATCATGAGTTCACCAATACTCATAAACCACGGCCACAGTGTGCTCTCTga
- the LOC131807934 gene encoding signal-regulatory protein beta-1-like isoform X7: MWAPASGPCPPPHLLLALLWGLTGVAGEAGLQVIQPDKSVSVAAGQTATLRCTVTFLLPIGPTQWFRGTGPGRKLIFSFKGGHFPRVAKVSDSTRRNNTDFSIRISNITPADTGTYYCVKFQKGIPDDVEFKSGPGTQVTVSAKPSPPMVSGPTARASPEQTVNFACKSHGFFPRNITLRWFRNGNELAASQTSVDPEGDRTSYSISSTTRLVLAPGDVHSQVICEVTHVTLQGGPPLRGTANLSEVLRDSRPSTPILIAVTLGPKLLLLLLITISAIYVYKKRVPN, translated from the exons GTGTGGCCGGTGAGGCGGGGCTGCAGGTGATCCAGCCTGACAAGTCCGTGTCTGTCGCAGCCGGACAGACAGCCACTCTGCGCTGCACCGTGACCTTCCTGCTCCCCATAGGGCCGACTCAGTGGTTCAGGGGGACAGGGCCAGGCCGGAAGTTAATCTTCAGTTTCAAAGGAGGCCACTTTCCCCGAGTAGCAAAAGTTTCTGACTCCACAAGGAGAAACAACACGGACTTTTCCATCCGCATCAGTAACATCACCCCAGCAGACACCGGAACCTACTACTGTGTGAAGTTCCAGAAAGGAATCCCTGATGATGTGGAGTTTAAGTCTGGACCAGGCACCCAGGTCACTGTGAGTG CCAAACCATCTCCCCCAATGGTGTCGGGCCCCACGGCCAGGGCCTCTCCGGAGCAGACAGTGAACTTTGCCTGTAAGTCCCATGGCTTCTTTCCCAGAAACATCACCCTGAGATGGTTCAGAAACGGGAATGAGCTGGCAGCCTCCCAGACCAGCGTGGACCCAGAGGGAGACAGAACGTCCTACAGCATCTCCAGCACAACCAGACTGGTGCTGGCCCCGGGGGATGTTCACTCCCAGGTCATCTGCGAGGTGACCCACGTGACCCTGCAGGGGGGCCCTCCTCTTCGTGGGACTGCCAACCTGTCTGAGGTCCTCCGAG ATTCAAGGCCATCTACTCCAATCCTGATAGCTGTCACCCTGGGCCcgaagctgctgctgctgctgctcatcACTATCTCTGCCATCTATGTCTACAAGAAGCGAGTGCCCAATT GA